CGCAGGTGGAAAATTGACGGGCTTCCGCAAGATGGCCGAGCGCATTGTGGATGTGGTGGCCAAGCAGTTGACCGAAGAAGAGGGCAGAACATTTGAAGCTTGTCGGACAGACAAAATCGTCCTCGCTGGCGGAAAATTTGACTCCGCAGCCAAGATTCCTGTATTTGTGAAAGCACAGGCAGAGCGACTTCGCCAATGGGGAATCACCGAGGAACAAATCCGCGTTCTGGTCGGAAAATATGGAAGCAACAGTGAGCAAATCGTAACAATGTGCCAGGAGTTTTTGACACAAAATGCTCAAAATGTGTCTCCGATCGAAGCACTGTTGAAAGCAGAACTGCGCTACGCTGTAATGGAAGAAATGGTCATGACCTTGAGCGATTTTCTGATTCGTCGCAGTGGCAGACTATTCTTCGAGAGGGATACACTGGAGCCCGTGTATCGATTGGTGGGAGAAGAGCTCGCTCATGAGCTGCAATGGTCGGATGAGAGGAAAGAACATGAAATAAAAGCGTTTGAAGAGGAATATCATCTAGCGAAAACATTTCAATAGGGGTGATTCGTGATTGGCAAACCAGATCAATCAAGTCATACTTCCTGCAGCCCGGACATTGAAAGAATTTGATGAACTCATGGAAAGCTGCTACGAGCGCATTATTTTGCTGAATGCCCATGTAGCGCAAGTAAAGCCACTGGGAAAACGGGCCAGAGCGTTCGGAAAAAAACTGCTGATCCATGCTGATCTCATAGACGGCTTGAAGTCTGATGAATATGCGATGGAGTTTCTTGCGCAAGAAGCACAGCCCGAAGGAATCATCACCACACGGAACAGTGCCGTTCTTGCCGCCAAGAAAAAAGGGCTCATTTCCATCCAACGACTGTTTCTCATTGATACGATGGCATTAGACAGCAGCCTTACCCAGCTTGCGAGAACCAAACCGGATTACGTCGAGGTTTTGCCAGGAATCATTCCCCACCTGATCGAAGAAATCACTGTACGAACCAACATTCCGGTTATCGCTGGAGGATTTATTCGTACAAAGGAAGATGTGGATCGCGCTATTCTTGCCGGTGCGACATCTGTAACCACTTCTCGCAGAGAGCTGTGGACGAAATCATAATGGCATATCAGGGTAGTCAAAAGCCGGTCATTCCTGTTCGTAGGAATACCGGTTTTTTTGATAGGTAGATACCCTTTTATTTATAGGGATGTCAGTAGTCTATGCGGATGAACGCCACCGTGCATATACACATATAGTCAGCAAAAATAAGAGGAAAGAAGGCGAGTGCGTGAATTATCAAAGCTCTCAATGGCAATCATCGTATTCTTCGCGGGAAGGACATTCTTCTTATTACCCTTGGCAAAGGGATCGGGAACGGCCACCAGGATGGGATCGTGGAAGGGACTGGGACCACGGTAGAGGAAGAGGCGAGCATAGACCTTTCCGGAGTTGGGAGTTTGACCATAGAAGGAGATGCCCGGATCACTGTCGTTGGTGCCCTCCTGGCTGCTGCGGACGCTTTCGTTAACAGATAAGTAATAGACTAGAGCCAAATCTTGAGACGTATGCGAGATTTGGCTCTTTCTTTGGGGAATAGAGGAAGGCGACACTTAATCGCCAATAATACACCTGATCCTCTTGACACCTTCTTCGATCTGTTCCTCGGTAGTATTGCCGTATCCAAGAATGATTTTATCCGTATGATTGCCTTTGACAATGGCGTGTTCCTCGACCGGGTAGACACGCACTCCGGCTTGCTCCAGTGCGGCCAGGACTTCAGGCGTGAAGCGAACCGTTGGAAAAGCAGCTACGATGTGCAGACCAGCAGCTTCCCCCCAAATGCGCATACCATCACCAAAAGCCAGTTGCAGAGCATCAATCAAGCATTGTCGGCGTTTTTTGTACAGCTTTTTTACGCGATTCACGTATTTCTCTAGGTGCCCCTCCTCGATAAAAACTCCTAGGGCAAGTTGATCAATCGAAGGGGCGTGCAAATCGGATAGCCATTTCGCTTGCTGATAGGAAGCTACCAATGCTTTTGGCAGGACGAGGTATCCCTGGCGCAGACCGGGAGAAAGAATTTTGCTAAAGGAACCGATGTAGATGACACGCTCCGAGGCGAGTCCCTGAATGGAACTGATGGGAGCAGTCTCATAGCGAAATTCGCTGTCGTAATCATCCTCGACAATGTAACAGTCAGCTTCCCGTGCATAACGAATGAGTTGAAGTCTTCGCTGGATGGGCATGGTGCCGCCGAGTGGGAACTGATGAGAAGGCGTGACAAATACGAAGCGGGGGCGATGGTCAGATAATGACGGTAGCTGTTCCATATCCATCCCGTGAGCATCTGTCGGGACAGGCAGTAAACGAGCACCTGTCCTGGTGAAAATACTCTGGATATCGTGCGTGATCGGGTCCTCGATGACTACTTGACTATCAGGACGCAGAAGCACGTTGGCAATCAGGGTGAGCGCCTGAGTTGCCCCGGATGTCGTAATGATTTGCTCGGGGTCGCATTGCACGCCGCGCGTTCGATACAAATAGCGACACAAAATCGTGCGCAGCTCCGTGCGTCCCTCGGGACGATTATAGCCAAAGACTGACAGTGGCGCTTCCTGACAAACGCGCTGGACGGTTTTGCCCCAGAGGTTGCGTGGAAAGTGCTCCAGAGCAGGAACACCGGAGCGAAAATCGATCAGCTTGCTCTCGGATTCGATGAAATGCTGATCCACTTTTGACAACCCAGTCTCTGTCAACCGGGCGTGCTGTTCCAAATAAATGCCCGAAGCAATAAAATACCCAGAGCCACGTCTGCTCTCGATGTAGCCCTCGGCTAATAGCTGCTCGTACGCCTCTAACACCACATTGCGAGAGAGGTGCAGTTCACTGGCTACTTTGCGGGTAGAAGGAAGCTTGAAGCCGGCTGTCAGTTCTCCACTCAAAATCTTTGTGCGTAATTCAGAATAGATTTGTCTGATTAACGGAATGGGTTTCTCTCGGTCAATGGTCATCCAGAGCAAGGCGTGTGAGCCTCCTTACGTAACTGGTCCTCTCGAAATAGTGGGAAACTGGACCTAATCCACACAAGCGTACCATGGTAGGGTGATGGAAGAGAAGAGGTATGCCACTGCCAAAGGAGAGAGAAGGATGACACCAGAAGAGAGAAGAACCGCAGAGATTTTGCGTACAATCGCCCGTGATGAACGAATCAAGGAAGCGGTCAGAACATCGCCCTTGCTATATCCGTTGCTTTTGACTGCTGCGAAACGTTATGTGACAGGCGAAACGCGTGCGGATGCAATGAAAATAGCCCAGCGTTTGGAAAAAATGGGCTACCGTCTATCCGTTGAACACATTGGTGAAAATATGCTGGATTTGCAGGTAGTACATGAAGCGCAGAGGGAATTTCTGGCGCTAACTGCGGAGTGTTCCCAACTACATACACCAGTCGGAATCTCCTTTGATCTGTCCCATCTTGGCTTGTTACTGGATCAAGAGCTGGCTTTTGCTCACGTAGAAGAGTTGGCGGAGCGGGCGAGGCATAGCGGACAATATTTGATGATCAGCATGGAGGAATCGACGAAAACAGAGGCGATCATCAGCATGTATGAGCGCTTGGCACAGCGACATGAAAAAGTGGGCATTACCATCCAAGCCCATTTGCACCGCTCGTTAGATGATGTGAAACGGGTGCTCGGACTTCCGGGGAAAATTCGTTTGGTCAAAGGCGCATTCAAGGAACCCCAGGAAATCGCATTGGCGCGTTCAGTGGAGTTGAACGAACGATACCTGGAGCTGGCTGACATGTGTGTGCAAGCTGGGCGCGAATGCTCACTCGCCACCCATGACCAAGCGATTGTAGACGAGCTAGCCCGTCGAGACTATTTGCACCGACCAAATGTAGAGGTCGAGCTGTTATACGGGGTTCGCCCTGAGCTGGCTCATGCCTTGCGAGAAAATGGGGTTCCATTGCGCTTGTACCTCACATATGGGACAGAGTGGTACTTGTACTTGTGTCATCGACTGGCGGAGCACCCGCCTCTTGTGCATCAGGCGATTGCCGATATGTTTGAGCCGACGAGGCTTCAGGATGTAGGGTATGGCATAGGAAATCGTTCAATTTGATGTGGGATGCTGCAAAGGTATGGTAAACCAAAAGGAATGCTGCATCCCTTGTGACTGCAACCCAACTTTTCCATTCTGTTGCTCGATAATTTCTTTTACGAGAGATAAGCCTAATCCCGATCCACCTGTATCCCTGCTCCGGGACGAATCTAACCGATAGAATCTCTCGAAAATGAGAGATTCTTTTTCTTTCGGAATCGGCTGGCCGATATTCGTGACGGTAACCTGGTAGGCAGACTCAGTGTGCTTTCCTGTAATAGTCACCCAGCCACCCTCGTCATATTGCAGTGCATTCGTCAGGAGATTATGCAACACTTGTTTTAACCCGTCTTCATCTCCGATTACTTGCGCTGCCTCTATATCGGAGGATATCGCAATTTCTTTGTTCCTGAACTCCAAAGAAAAATGCTCGAGACAAGATTCCATAATCTTATCGATAGCGAGTACACTGCTCTTATTGTCGTTCGATATTTTCTTTCCTTGCCAGACATTTAATTGGTGCAGCTGCTCTACCAAACGGGTAATGCGTATGGATTCTTCGTGAAGGGATTGGAACAGCTCGACCGAGCCTTGAATAATTCCAGAGCTTAGCGCTTCCAAATACCCGTTAATATTGGTTAATGGGGTCCGCAGTTCATGGGCAATATCAGCCAGCATTTTTTTTCGTAGCTCTTCGACTTGCTTCAATTTCAGGCTTAATTGATTAAAATCAGCCGTCAACTGTCCGATTTCATCGCGAACTCGAATGGTGAGGGGATCTGGCATGTCTCCTTGAGCCATTTGGCGTGTAGCACTCCCTAATTTCTTGAGCGGTTGAAGCAGCTTCTTGACGAAAAAGTAGTGGAAAATCCCGGCAATCACTGCGGTTGCCAAGCTGGCTTTGATCAAAAATGTCTGCATCGTTTGCGTAAATGCAGCACTTTCTGCTGGACTTACAGAGGGGGAGTTTGCAAAAAGCAGGCAGGCATAGTCTTTCACAGTAACGCCAGCGAGCCAGATCGCGATACCAATCACGGCTGCGTTGATCAAAATAAGCTTCCATAAAATATTGATTCGAACAGGATTATTTTTGATAAGCAACAAAGCGATACCCCATTCCCCGGATGGTTTCAATGAGTTCGCTGTCACCATCCCACTTCAGTTTTTCTCTCAGCTTGCCGATGTGCACATCAATCGTTCTTTCCGTCACGACCTTTTCATTGTGGGGATACAGTTCATCAATGATCTGTTCCCTGGTCAGTATTTGGTTGGGGTGCATCATCAAAAAATACAACAGGCGAAATTCGTGCTGTGTTAGCGAAAGGCTCTCTCCTAGGTAATGAACTTCCCCGCGTAATGCTTTTATCGTTAAACCCCGATACGTGATTTTGCTGCATCGTTGGTTCGTTCTGCGCAAGATAGATTCTACCCGTGCAACGAGTTCACCCGGGCTAAATGGCTTCGTCACATAATCATCTGCGCCTGATTTTAAGCCTTCAATCCGGCTTTGTTCCTCGACCTTTGCCGTTAACATGATGATAGGGATTTCTTCCTTCCAATCTGCCCGGATGCTTTTGCAAACTTCTTCTCCACTTACTTTTGGGAGCATTAAGTCCAGAATAACAAGACAAGGGTCGTATTTTCGAAAGGCAACGAGGGCTTCCTCACCGTCTCCGGCTTCATATACCTCATATCCTTCCTTTTCGAGGTACAGGACAATGAGTTTACGAATCTTCACGTCATCCTCTACTACTAATATTCCGGTCCCCTTGATTGCCATTTTGCATACCTCCTGACTCACTAACGTGTCTGTGCAACCATATTTTCCATCATCTCATAATTCATCGGACCGATTACTTTCTGCTGAATGACGCCATTCGAATCAATGATATAGCTGGAAGGAAGTGCTACGACTTGATAGATATCCGCTACCTCATTTTGTTCATCCAGTACGACCGGGAATGTAATCCCGAATTCATCTAAAAATGCGGGGATACTGTCTACATTTTTCTCTGATGTGGTCATATTTACAGCAAGAATCGTGACATTTTCATCTTTGTATTTCTCGTAAAATTTTTGCATGTCCGGCATTTCTGCTCGACACGGTGGACACCAGGTTGCCCACATATTCACGATGACCTTTTTTCCTCGCAAATCGGAAAGCTTGATACTTTTTCCATCCAGAGTATTTAGCTCGAAGTCAGGCGCTAGGTTGCCTTGGTTAATCCCAACAGTCAGGGAAGAGTCTGTCGTCGCTTGCTCACTGCTCGATAGTCTTGCTTCACGGACATCATTTTTCTGTATGGTATCGTAAGCTCCCCATCCAACCAATCCGAGCAGGAGTACAATCACGATTATATTTTTCTTCATGGAAAATCATCCTTTCATTATAGCACTGGAGCGAATTGCGCCAGCCAGGCACTTAATTTCTGTAATTGCCCCGTAAACAGCAGCAAGCCCATCACAATCAAAATCCAACCATTTATCAGAGACAGCCGTGGCAGCCATTTATTTACTTTTTTCATGACACCTAACGATCTTGTAATCAGTAAAGAAATCAAGAGAAAAGGCACTCCTAAGCCGAGCGAATAAAACAGCAGCAAAAAGATCCCACTGTACATCGTTTCAGCAGACCCTGCCAAGAGCAGAATCGAAGATAAAGCGAGGCCCACGCAAGGTGTCCAGCCTGTCCCAAAAGCGAGACCGACTACAAATGAATGCCATCCGTTCTTGGGCCCTTTGATTTCCCATTGCTTTTGAAACATGAGAAAACGTAGGTTTAATAGCCCAGCTGTCTGTAGACCGAATAGGATAATCAGCAAGCCTGCGACCTTTTCTAATACCCCTCGATTGGCAACGAAAAATTGTCCGATCATACTGGCAGAGGCGCCCATCATCATGAAAACTACAGTAAAGCCAAGGATGAAAAGGAGAGAACGAACCATCAGCACTTTTTTGGAAACACTTATCTTGTCGCCGCTCACATAGGAACCCGTAAGATTGGCCACATAAGCGGGCAAAAGCGGAAAAATACAAGGGGAGAAAAACGATAGCATTCCTGCCGCTACAGCAAATAAGATTGAAATTTGATCCATTGAAAAATCCTCCATGCTTACGATTCTTGCAAGCTTCTTTCTTTGCTGAGATTTTGAAAAAACAAACAGCACAGGGTAATGGCTAAAAAGAATAGCTGCTCACTGGATAAACCCAAAAACACCGCGACAGAATGACCTTTCAGAAAGCCGTTAAACATTTGTCCCATGCTATACCAAAGGATGAGTTGATTGATATCACGGGGGTTCCCAACGCTCTCTTTTTTGCGATATATCCAGATCAGCAGTACGATCGCAAGGACAAGCTGGCTGAGATCATACAGGCGTGATTGCAGCGGATGGTTGAACAAAAGTGGGAACAGAGAATAGACGAATTGATAGGTAAACAAGCCCACCGCCATGACTGCGGCATACAACCAAAAGGAGATGGCGCGCCTTTTGGATTGAATGTACAGGAAACAAAGGACGACGATTGCAGCTAGCCAAATTCCT
This genomic stretch from Brevibacillus sp. DP1.3A harbors:
- a CDS encoding glycerol-3-phosphate responsive antiterminator; this translates as MANQINQVILPAARTLKEFDELMESCYERIILLNAHVAQVKPLGKRARAFGKKLLIHADLIDGLKSDEYAMEFLAQEAQPEGIITTRNSAVLAAKKKGLISIQRLFLIDTMALDSSLTQLARTKPDYVEVLPGIIPHLIEEITVRTNIPVIAGGFIRTKEDVDRAILAGATSVTTSRRELWTKS
- a CDS encoding PLP-dependent aminotransferase family protein, whose amino-acid sequence is MLWMTIDREKPIPLIRQIYSELRTKILSGELTAGFKLPSTRKVASELHLSRNVVLEAYEQLLAEGYIESRRGSGYFIASGIYLEQHARLTETGLSKVDQHFIESESKLIDFRSGVPALEHFPRNLWGKTVQRVCQEAPLSVFGYNRPEGRTELRTILCRYLYRTRGVQCDPEQIITTSGATQALTLIANVLLRPDSQVVIEDPITHDIQSIFTRTGARLLPVPTDAHGMDMEQLPSLSDHRPRFVFVTPSHQFPLGGTMPIQRRLQLIRYAREADCYIVEDDYDSEFRYETAPISSIQGLASERVIYIGSFSKILSPGLRQGYLVLPKALVASYQQAKWLSDLHAPSIDQLALGVFIEEGHLEKYVNRVKKLYKKRRQCLIDALQLAFGDGMRIWGEAAGLHIVAAFPTVRFTPEVLAALEQAGVRVYPVEEHAIVKGNHTDKIILGYGNTTEEQIEEGVKRIRCIIGD
- a CDS encoding proline dehydrogenase family protein — encoded protein: MTPEERRTAEILRTIARDERIKEAVRTSPLLYPLLLTAAKRYVTGETRADAMKIAQRLEKMGYRLSVEHIGENMLDLQVVHEAQREFLALTAECSQLHTPVGISFDLSHLGLLLDQELAFAHVEELAERARHSGQYLMISMEESTKTEAIISMYERLAQRHEKVGITIQAHLHRSLDDVKRVLGLPGKIRLVKGAFKEPQEIALARSVELNERYLELADMCVQAGRECSLATHDQAIVDELARRDYLHRPNVEVELLYGVRPELAHALRENGVPLRLYLTYGTEWYLYLCHRLAEHPPLVHQAIADMFEPTRLQDVGYGIGNRSI
- a CDS encoding ATP-binding protein, with protein sequence MKPSGEWGIALLLIKNNPVRINILWKLILINAAVIGIAIWLAGVTVKDYACLLFANSPSVSPAESAAFTQTMQTFLIKASLATAVIAGIFHYFFVKKLLQPLKKLGSATRQMAQGDMPDPLTIRVRDEIGQLTADFNQLSLKLKQVEELRKKMLADIAHELRTPLTNINGYLEALSSGIIQGSVELFQSLHEESIRITRLVEQLHQLNVWQGKKISNDNKSSVLAIDKIMESCLEHFSLEFRNKEIAISSDIEAAQVIGDEDGLKQVLHNLLTNALQYDEGGWVTITGKHTESAYQVTVTNIGQPIPKEKESLIFERFYRLDSSRSRDTGGSGLGLSLVKEIIEQQNGKVGLQSQGMQHSFWFTIPLQHPTSN
- a CDS encoding response regulator: MAIKGTGILVVEDDVKIRKLIVLYLEKEGYEVYEAGDGEEALVAFRKYDPCLVILDLMLPKVSGEEVCKSIRADWKEEIPIIMLTAKVEEQSRIEGLKSGADDYVTKPFSPGELVARVESILRRTNQRCSKITYRGLTIKALRGEVHYLGESLSLTQHEFRLLYFLMMHPNQILTREQIIDELYPHNEKVVTERTIDVHIGKLREKLKWDGDSELIETIRGMGYRFVAYQK
- a CDS encoding peroxiredoxin — encoded protein: MKKNIIVIVLLLGLVGWGAYDTIQKNDVREARLSSSEQATTDSSLTVGINQGNLAPDFELNTLDGKSIKLSDLRGKKVIVNMWATWCPPCRAEMPDMQKFYEKYKDENVTILAVNMTTSEKNVDSIPAFLDEFGITFPVVLDEQNEVADIYQVVALPSSYIIDSNGVIQQKVIGPMNYEMMENMVAQTR
- a CDS encoding cytochrome c biogenesis CcdA family protein, yielding MDQISILFAVAAGMLSFFSPCIFPLLPAYVANLTGSYVSGDKISVSKKVLMVRSLLFILGFTVVFMMMGASASMIGQFFVANRGVLEKVAGLLIILFGLQTAGLLNLRFLMFQKQWEIKGPKNGWHSFVVGLAFGTGWTPCVGLALSSILLLAGSAETMYSGIFLLLFYSLGLGVPFLLISLLITRSLGVMKKVNKWLPRLSLINGWILIVMGLLLFTGQLQKLSAWLAQFAPVL